In Hydractinia symbiolongicarpus strain clone_291-10 chromosome 13, HSymV2.1, whole genome shotgun sequence, a single genomic region encodes these proteins:
- the LOC130623070 gene encoding tigger transposable element-derived protein 6-like translates to MPIFHMLNIGINQAKNCMESFNRGYASVEIHFIITLDLFPAEWSLCFVFWALLLIRMINDASSKPFERLFRTFSRKSKEFQKKDTLITMSSVAGSKRRIDNKSCKIKYKALKALEKGTAPKDVAKEFKIPPSTLSTWKKNKEKIYKQFNNGQTSKRSKPEKFEDVNKAVHKWLLMMRSENIPISGPMLKEKALEFAEALGVESFQASQGMAKWKTRYGVSFKTIAGESRSVTEEMTAPWSETTLPTILSRYPLEDIFNADEFGLFFQCLPNKTLHMKGDKCSGGKHSKVRLTGLAAGNALGERLPMFVIGKSANPRCFKGVKTLPCRYRSQKKSWMSGELFEEWVRELDRKFSVSKRKIALIIDNCTAHPHVENLEWVELIFLPPNTTSRTQPMDQGIIRALKAKCRSLAVRKLIKALDEEKSTPKFSILAAMYMLRKAWDDVSNKTFTNCFRKSGISQKDAERAINEDDDPFKSLTSEVEEDPIPTLDAELSYIKRRFPDHIDPDLSTEDFIDYDIEVSTSHGRLKTADIIAEITGTQDEELEEVDEEDKEEEDKITRPTAEQVRTAINVLEDLSIFSHFGEEMIASLRDLNRNIAKDFDMSCKQTVITDFFSK, encoded by the exons ATGCCAATATTTCATATGTTGAACATAGGGATAAACCAAGCGAAAAATTGTATGGAAAGCTTTAATAGAGGTTATGCCAGTGTAGAAATTCATTTTATCATCACTCTTGATTTGTTTCCAGCTGAATGGagcttgtgttttgttttttgg GCCTTATTATTAATTCGAATGATTAATGATGCGTCATCCAAACCTTTCGAACGTCTTTTTCGAACGTTTTCGAGAAAatctaaagaatttcaaaagaaagacaCTCTCATAACAATGTCGTCTGTGGCAGGATCAAAGCGTCGAATTGACAATAAGTCGTGCAAAATCAAGTACAAAGCTCTTAAAGCGTTGGAAAAGGGTACTGCGCCAAAGGATGTGGCAAAAGAGTTCAAAATTCCTCCAAGCACCCTGtcaacttggaaaaaaaataaagaaaagatttaCAAGCAGTTTAACAACGGGCAAACATCGAAGAGATCAAAGCCAGAAAAATTCGAAGATGTGAACAAAGCTGTTCATAAATGGTTACTTATGATGAGGAGTGAGAATATCCCAATCAGTGGCCCGATGCTGAAAGAGAAAGCTCTTGAGTTTGCCGAAGCGTTGGGTGTCGAGTCATTTCAAGCTTCTCAGGGGATGGCTAAATGGAAAACCAG GTATGGAGTATCCTTCAAAACCATCGCTGGAGAATCACGGTCCGTCACTGAGGAAATGACAGCGCCATGGTCGGAGACAACATTACCAACCATTCTCTCCCGCTATCCTCTGGAAGACATTTTTAACGCCGACGAATTTGGGCTTTTCTTTCAATGCCTTCCCAATAAAACTTTGCATATGAAAGGTGATAAGTGTTCTGGAGGAAAACACAGCAAAGTTAGACTTACTGGTTTAGCTGCTGGTAATGCCTTGGGGGAACGATTGCCAATGTTTGTAATCGGCAAGTCCGCCAACCCTCGTTGCTTTAAAGGTGTCAAAACACTACCCTGTCGATACCGTTCGCAAAAGAAGAGTTGGATGTCTGGAGAGCTGTTCGAAGAGTGGGTACGCGAGCTTGATCGAAAATTCTCTGTGTCTAAGCGAAAAATTGCTTTGATTATTGACAATTGTACCGCACATCCTCATGTTGAAAACCTGGAATGGGTAGAATTGATCTTTCTTCCTCCAAATACCACGTCCCGAACCCAACCTATGGACCAAGGAATTATCCGCGCCCTGAAAGCAAAATGTCGATCGCTAGCAGTGCGGAAATTGATAAAAGCCTTGGACGAGGAAAAATCGACTCCGAAGTTCTCGATTCTTGCAGCTATGTACATGCTAAGGAAAGCATGGGATGATGTTTCCAACAAAACATTCACCAATTGCTTTCGAAAATCAGGAATTTCCCAAAAGGATGCAGAAAGAGCGATCAACGAAGATGACGacccttttaaaagtttaaccaGCGAAGTAGAAGAAGACCCAATTCCGACCCTCGATGCTGAACTCTCTTACATAAAACGAAGGTTTCCTGACCACATTGATCCTGACTTATCAACTGAAGATTTCATTGATTATGACATTGAAGTCAGTACATCCCATGGGCGTCTGAAGActgctgacatcattgctgaGATCACTGGGACTCAAGACGAAGAATTAGAAGAGGTCGACGAAGAAGACAAGGAGGAAGAAGATAAGATCACAAGACCAACGGCCGAGCAAGTGCGTACAGCTATCAACGTCCTCGAAGACTTgagtattttttcacattttggagaaGAAATGATAGCTTCCCTGAGGGACTTGAATCGTAATATCGCCAAAGATTTTGATATGAGTTGTAAGCAAACAGTTATCACCGACTTCTtttctaaataa